The Mucilaginibacter terrenus genome has a segment encoding these proteins:
- a CDS encoding T9SS type A sorting domain-containing protein, with protein sequence MAAVSVLLVATGVHAQVLLSDDFETSLTNTPASTTNPVWSGSLTEFAISSSPTISPLAGSSSLASYTHNSEDNIYTTYNAGTSNVNMVWRLLYKNTGSTTDSADPNNGKRSWNFWLAANGSNPTTCYGYYLTERQGVLYLRRYNGGTTNLASFTLTNNTTYSIKVTRRGSDGLWVLYVDAGTGEATTSRGSTNNQEVATTGTLYTILLSNDKNEPNTFLFDNYSISQASATLGCTTAGLASSSYLFSGDVNKAVHSFQLTYIEDLPIKQLTIYSSGALNNGQISSFSLVKSTNTTYGDGDDVTLTATDFTGNNNGSNFRFDNNNTNGYLLSGTSSATTVYFFLVLNLSSTFVNTSMTSTFSMSSANSSLVFSANNSINMAAYSCTGNTYSFGKLFDWYGNADLISGSPDLRWSSNKNWVLNGNTGSIPGAAPTQYDKVRIASINYVNSSRQPLVDASTTIAGLEYGSLSTSPTFTLNSGITVTVNGDVSNGNTAAALAGSGTLAIGGNFTNSSSATFTTNRTSASSQNTISFTSSSAQTITNSNTSTTPSVVLGNLTFSGGGTKTFAAGGYYSVSPYSTVTLSGSTIVSIPSSTTHLQLLTGTTTPFLTYAQIATIPTGSSIQGNIDYQVYFQGGSLFYRNYRAMAAPVYSGSYSASNGSYSLASLKNTFIITGLNGSANGFDKSTNNGATLRTYNPATNNYTFITSLNTLPTVASGQGFYMYYRGNNIAKPNATVNDPYGAKTNSTLGAGGNTYATPEAVTYTYTGVPNQGDVSAATLPNGSNYFYFIANPYAATLDANAVIAASNISLFTWTWDPVSGTYAVYDSSTPAASTHGAKRYIVPGQGFFVKNSNTSGSSKTLKITEAMKSTGNSASAVRLLSTGAPSVAAEPPVIRLQFYKNASVRDELGIVLSSVAKDSLDAGDAAHLNGDYLNLTSITPDNQYLTIDKRPFKGTRIIVPLFINVAADSIYTFKKTYLSPVMSNYKVTLYDSLLNNKVEITNIDYSFNVYRAKPETFGGKRFKLIIEQLPAPVTFFEFKGKLNGDKKGLLTWQTNRYRLGTTYQVQRAPDTTNFTDIGLAQVGVDTTGKGSYQLVDSTIQQGNNYYRLVQTDVFGNKSYSNKVMINLSSAVGPVDVKNGFKLYPNPVVTGFSILSDKSYTGKVSFRIYNSNSEIKISGSFTQLNAFESVKQDVSQLKLGVYFIELRDANNKVLTTLKFIKQ encoded by the coding sequence ATGGCTGCTGTAAGCGTGCTTTTAGTAGCCACCGGCGTGCATGCGCAGGTGCTGCTAAGTGATGACTTCGAAACATCGCTTACCAACACGCCGGCATCTACAACCAACCCTGTTTGGTCTGGCTCCCTAACCGAATTTGCAATAAGCTCCAGCCCTACAATATCACCCCTTGCAGGCTCCTCCTCCCTGGCTTCTTATACGCATAACTCTGAGGATAATATATACACCACTTACAATGCCGGCACCTCTAACGTTAATATGGTATGGCGGCTGCTTTATAAAAATACAGGCTCGACTACAGACTCAGCTGATCCGAACAATGGTAAACGGTCATGGAATTTTTGGCTGGCTGCCAATGGCAGCAACCCTACAACGTGTTACGGCTATTATCTTACAGAACGGCAGGGAGTGTTATATTTAAGAAGGTACAATGGCGGCACCACCAATCTTGCAAGTTTTACCCTTACCAACAATACAACGTATAGTATAAAGGTTACCAGGAGAGGATCTGACGGTTTATGGGTGTTATATGTAGATGCAGGCACCGGAGAAGCTACAACCAGCAGAGGTTCTACAAACAACCAGGAGGTTGCTACAACCGGTACTTTGTATACTATACTGCTTAGTAACGACAAGAACGAGCCAAATACTTTTCTTTTTGACAATTACAGCATTTCTCAAGCTTCGGCAACGTTGGGGTGTACCACAGCAGGGCTGGCAAGCAGCAGCTATTTATTTTCAGGCGATGTAAATAAAGCAGTGCACAGCTTTCAGCTTACTTACATCGAAGACCTGCCTATAAAGCAGTTAACCATTTACAGCTCAGGAGCGTTAAACAACGGGCAGATATCCAGTTTCAGCCTCGTAAAATCAACAAATACCACTTACGGCGATGGCGATGATGTAACACTTACAGCTACTGATTTTACCGGTAATAACAATGGCAGTAATTTTCGTTTTGATAACAACAACACAAACGGGTATCTGCTTTCGGGCACCTCATCAGCAACCACAGTTTACTTCTTCCTGGTTTTAAACTTAAGCAGCACTTTTGTTAACACCAGTATGACGTCCACGTTCTCCATGAGCTCGGCAAATTCATCTCTGGTTTTTTCAGCAAACAACTCAATCAATATGGCTGCCTATAGTTGTACAGGAAACACGTATAGCTTCGGTAAGTTATTTGACTGGTACGGCAATGCCGATTTAATAAGCGGCTCGCCAGATCTCCGTTGGTCATCTAACAAGAACTGGGTGCTTAACGGCAATACAGGGTCTATCCCTGGCGCGGCACCAACCCAGTACGATAAAGTACGTATTGCAAGCATAAATTATGTCAACAGCAGCAGACAGCCGCTTGTAGATGCCAGCACAACCATTGCAGGGCTCGAATACGGATCGTTAAGTACCAGCCCGACATTTACGCTTAACAGCGGCATAACAGTAACCGTTAACGGAGATGTTAGTAATGGCAATACAGCAGCCGCGCTTGCAGGATCAGGCACGCTGGCAATTGGCGGTAACTTCACAAATAGCAGCAGCGCCACCTTTACAACCAACAGAACCAGCGCCTCGTCACAAAATACAATCAGTTTTACCAGCTCTTCTGCACAAACCATTACCAACTCCAATACCAGCACAACGCCGAGTGTTGTGTTGGGCAACCTTACCTTCTCAGGCGGGGGAACAAAAACGTTTGCAGCGGGTGGGTATTACAGTGTGTCGCCTTACAGTACAGTAACCCTGTCCGGCTCCACAATAGTTTCTATTCCATCATCAACAACACACCTGCAGTTGCTAACAGGTACCACAACACCCTTTTTAACATACGCCCAAATAGCCACCATACCTACAGGCAGTAGCATACAGGGCAATATAGATTATCAGGTGTATTTCCAGGGAGGGTCACTTTTCTATCGCAATTACCGGGCTATGGCCGCACCCGTTTACAGCGGCAGTTACAGTGCTTCAAACGGCAGCTACTCTCTTGCATCGCTAAAAAATACTTTTATCATTACAGGGCTTAACGGATCTGCAAACGGGTTTGATAAATCAACCAATAACGGCGCCACCCTCAGGACCTACAATCCGGCTACAAATAATTATACTTTTATAACGAGTTTAAATACTTTGCCAACGGTAGCATCCGGCCAGGGTTTTTATATGTACTACAGGGGCAATAATATAGCTAAACCAAATGCAACTGTAAATGACCCATATGGGGCAAAAACAAACAGTACCCTGGGTGCGGGCGGCAATACTTATGCAACACCCGAGGCAGTCACCTACACATACACCGGTGTTCCTAATCAAGGTGATGTAAGCGCCGCAACACTGCCTAACGGAAGCAATTATTTTTATTTTATAGCTAATCCCTATGCGGCAACGCTCGATGCAAATGCTGTAATAGCTGCCTCCAACATATCGCTGTTCACATGGACATGGGATCCGGTGTCTGGTACTTACGCTGTTTATGATAGTTCTACCCCCGCGGCTTCTACCCACGGCGCGAAACGGTACATAGTACCAGGCCAGGGATTTTTTGTAAAGAACAGCAATACCAGCGGCTCATCAAAAACGCTGAAGATTACAGAAGCCATGAAGAGCACCGGAAACAGTGCCAGCGCCGTACGCCTGCTTAGCACCGGCGCACCTTCTGTTGCTGCCGAGCCGCCCGTTATACGCCTTCAATTCTACAAAAATGCCTCAGTAAGAGATGAGTTGGGGATAGTGCTTAGCAGCGTGGCAAAAGATTCGTTAGATGCCGGCGATGCTGCTCACTTAAATGGCGATTACCTGAACCTCACCTCTATTACGCCAGACAATCAATACCTAACAATTGACAAGAGGCCTTTTAAAGGCACCAGAATAATTGTTCCCTTATTTATTAATGTAGCGGCCGATAGTATTTACACTTTTAAAAAGACCTATCTGAGCCCTGTGATGAGCAATTACAAGGTCACACTTTACGATAGCTTGCTTAACAATAAGGTAGAAATTACCAATATAGACTATTCATTTAACGTGTACCGGGCAAAACCCGAAACATTTGGTGGTAAACGTTTTAAACTGATAATAGAACAACTGCCGGCACCGGTTACCTTTTTTGAGTTCAAAGGAAAGTTAAATGGTGATAAAAAAGGCTTGCTTACCTGGCAAACCAACAGGTACCGCCTTGGCACAACTTACCAGGTACAACGCGCGCCGGATACAACAAACTTTACCGATATAGGCCTTGCCCAGGTAGGTGTTGATACTACAGGCAAGGGCAGTTATCAGCTTGTGGACTCCACCATACAGCAGGGCAATAATTATTACAGGCTTGTGCAAACGGATGTTTTTGGAAATAAATCATACTCAAACAAAGTAATGATTAACTTAAGCAGCGCTGTTGGGCCTGTAGATGTTAAAAACGGATTTAAGCTTTACCCGAACCCGGTTGTAACAGGTTTTTCTATCCTGAGTGATAAAAGCTATACGGGCAAGGTGAGTTTCAGGATATACAACAGCAACAGTGAGATAAAAATTTCAGGCTCGTTTACACAACTAAATGCGTTTGAATCCGTTAAACAGGACGTAAGCCAACTAAAATTAGGGGTTTACTTTATTGAACTTAGGGATGCAAACAATAAAGTGCTTACCACGCTTAAGTTTATAAAACAATAA
- a CDS encoding PID-CTERM protein-sorting domain-containing protein: MDLRNNLKKGLAFITTFIIANALSLAAFAQPVDPGDGDCGTSPDDACQVPLDTWVIVLVAAGLIYGIYHLNKKQKALCA; the protein is encoded by the coding sequence ATGGATTTGCGTAACAACTTAAAAAAAGGCCTGGCCTTTATAACAACCTTTATTATTGCTAATGCCCTCTCGCTGGCAGCATTTGCACAGCCTGTTGATCCTGGCGATGGCGATTGCGGCACCAGTCCGGATGATGCCTGCCAGGTACCGCTTGATACCTGGGTGATTGTGTTGGTGGCAGCTGGGTTAATTTACGGTATTTACCACCTTAACAAAAAACAAAAGGCCCTTTGCGCTTAA
- a CDS encoding DUF4136 domain-containing protein, with protein sequence MRKYIHLMLAVAFVSLLSACSSYNYYTAAANKTNLTQYRTFAWAPLQKNPNKQWRPLDEIGNGKLQQATKEALTQKGLSYNNQSPDLLVAYATVTGRGTKTEFYSPYAYGGWGYPYGFGYGFYRPWAYGYGFGYGPYYGPTFAQRVHYKEGTVIIDLIDPKTNTVVWRGYGVGELHNPKQTMNDLPKVVNGIIKQLDLNAPARKS encoded by the coding sequence ATGAGAAAATACATTCACTTAATGCTGGCAGTAGCCTTCGTATCGCTACTATCAGCATGCAGCAGCTATAATTACTATACCGCTGCAGCTAACAAAACCAATCTTACCCAATACCGTACCTTTGCCTGGGCTCCTTTACAAAAGAACCCAAACAAGCAATGGCGCCCGCTTGATGAGATTGGCAACGGCAAATTACAGCAGGCAACAAAAGAGGCGTTAACACAAAAAGGATTGTCGTACAATAACCAGTCGCCAGACCTGTTGGTGGCTTATGCAACGGTCACCGGCCGCGGCACTAAAACCGAGTTTTATTCACCTTACGCTTATGGCGGCTGGGGATATCCTTATGGTTTTGGATACGGTTTTTACCGCCCTTGGGCATATGGCTATGGCTTTGGTTACGGCCCTTACTACGGTCCAACCTTTGCGCAACGTGTGCATTACAAAGAGGGTACGGTTATTATCGACCTGATTGATCCTAAAACTAATACGGTTGTATGGAGAGGCTATGGTGTGGGCGAATTGCACAATCCAAAACAAACCATGAACGATTTGCCTAAGGTAGTTAACGGCATCATCAAACAGCTTGACCTGAATGCGCCGGCAAGAAAGTCGTAA
- a CDS encoding T9SS type A sorting domain-containing protein — MKRNLSKLTFFLLIVLLALSLKTQAQEYYDGTNTPRQYYYNNLEAATVGSPTTFMTAAGSTSSSPATIYLKTNSSLNGSQSFSTSASAANIGYLKWNFFGSAGTAANVSLGTAAWEWEFDYKNTTGVAPNDNGTGMVAGQDSWRYWLFANAYNGQTTYGMYVTVSGTSLVLRVKYGSASNQYATFNTGLTIPANTDTYQIRIARAALNGYYHVFVLDRTTGVTTGTNMTTGQNYINVGTSNGNADMVTYNFSYLESTTSTADHFQWDNFNFYKQQVDYVPVTSSANGITTSIYPGIVDAIPYGVNVNVRGDIFVGVFVINFSGNGTNGGQALFTSGSLYKTSSSVFSKTTGTKIADVSINSANTSQVSMGNSNEYYYGAPNTDGSRTNVVNYFLLAQGRNPFYNGYSTSLSYSISNTNSDTYEQFYSVGYYPYQWSNVSSATSTVAGDVWDWTGKTSAIWTTSGAWTKNLSASTLYPQVSTDIVRIGVVAYSGGTTQPSATSSYSIGSLTFGSANSAPTLSIGGSITLSDDLTINANTAASLTGGTLNIGGDFSNGTGATFAAISSTVNFTSSSAQAITNSNTSTTPSVTFKNVNFSGGGTKTFGSGGYYSVSPTGVLKISNATVVSIPSTTTHLKFLANSGTAYAQIDQVSGSIQGNIDYQVYFTGGSTYRNYRSMAAPVYNNTTTYSTTNGTYKLADLKNSFIITGPSGSANGFDKSTNNGNTLKLYNSSTDNFSPVSSLSTAPTVATGKGFYMYFRGDRTPTGTVTNADPFGSKTNKPASGAYAVPENVTYTYTGIPNQGNISTTFGTKDNLFYFVANPYAATLDGDAVIASTTFTATTSSTSYTSHYIGTSLWTWNPSAGAFAIYDQTTPAASTNGAKRYIVPGQGFFVKANTNVASTGVVASPNVLTITESMKSTGNNSSAVRLLSTGTPVVAADPPIIRLQLAKNAFINDEIAVVLWNTAKDSLDMGDAVHMNGDYMNLTTITADNKYLSIDKRPFNGTKTVIPLYINVAVDSIYTFKKTYLSNVMSNYKVTLYDSLLNNKVEITNIDYSFNVYRAKPETWGGKRFKLIIEQAPAPVTFFEFKGKLNTDKTGLLTWKTNRYRIGTTYQVQRAPDTTSFADVGLAQYGVDTSGVSAYIMTDSTIQQGVNYYRLVQTDIFGNKSYSNYVTIKLSNSVEPVTVKSGFRLFPNPVVGSNFSVISDKTYNGKITMRIYNTSSEVKMENSFNQLNSQEAIQQNVSGLRYGVYVVELKDASNKVLTTLKFIKQ, encoded by the coding sequence TTGAAAAGAAATTTATCTAAACTCACTTTTTTTTTACTAATAGTATTACTGGCTTTAAGTTTAAAAACCCAGGCGCAGGAATATTATGACGGAACCAATACGCCAAGACAATACTATTATAATAATTTAGAGGCAGCTACTGTAGGCTCCCCTACCACCTTTATGACTGCGGCCGGATCAACTTCCTCTTCTCCGGCTACCATTTATCTCAAGACAAACTCCTCGCTAAATGGGTCACAAAGCTTTTCAACATCGGCATCTGCTGCAAATATCGGTTACCTTAAGTGGAACTTTTTTGGTTCTGCCGGTACTGCGGCAAACGTAAGCCTTGGTACAGCAGCCTGGGAGTGGGAGTTCGATTACAAAAACACTACCGGTGTAGCGCCTAATGATAATGGCACCGGTATGGTTGCAGGCCAGGACTCATGGCGGTACTGGCTTTTCGCCAATGCTTATAACGGGCAAACTACCTACGGCATGTATGTAACGGTTAGCGGAACCAGCCTTGTACTTCGTGTTAAATACGGTAGCGCAAGCAACCAATACGCTACTTTTAATACCGGCTTAACCATACCTGCAAATACAGACACTTACCAGATTAGGATTGCACGTGCGGCGCTGAATGGCTACTACCATGTTTTTGTGCTCGACCGTACTACAGGTGTAACTACCGGCACAAACATGACCACTGGCCAAAACTACATTAATGTAGGTACCAGCAACGGCAACGCAGATATGGTCACCTATAACTTTAGCTACCTGGAGTCCACCACTTCTACCGCCGACCATTTCCAATGGGATAACTTTAACTTTTATAAACAACAGGTAGATTATGTACCTGTTACGAGCAGCGCTAACGGAATAACCACATCTATTTACCCGGGCATTGTAGATGCGATACCCTATGGCGTAAACGTAAATGTAAGGGGCGATATTTTTGTGGGTGTATTTGTTATAAACTTCAGCGGCAATGGCACCAACGGAGGGCAGGCCCTGTTTACCAGCGGTTCCCTTTACAAAACAAGCAGCAGCGTATTTTCCAAAACCACAGGTACCAAAATAGCCGACGTATCCATCAACTCTGCAAACACCAGCCAGGTGAGCATGGGTAACAGTAACGAATATTACTACGGCGCGCCTAACACGGATGGATCCCGAACGAATGTTGTAAACTACTTTTTACTTGCACAAGGGCGTAACCCTTTCTACAATGGTTATTCAACATCATTGTCTTACTCTATCAGCAATACCAATTCAGACACGTACGAACAATTCTACAGCGTAGGATATTACCCGTACCAATGGTCTAACGTAAGTTCTGCCACGTCTACAGTTGCTGGCGATGTATGGGACTGGACCGGCAAAACCAGCGCTATCTGGACAACCAGCGGCGCGTGGACCAAAAATCTTTCAGCCAGTACACTTTACCCGCAGGTTTCTACTGATATTGTGCGCATAGGTGTGGTGGCTTACAGTGGCGGCACTACCCAACCATCGGCTACTTCCAGCTATTCTATTGGCAGCCTTACTTTTGGTTCTGCTAATAGCGCGCCAACGCTTTCAATCGGCGGCAGCATAACGTTAAGTGATGACCTTACTATAAATGCAAATACAGCCGCTTCGTTAACAGGGGGCACACTCAATATAGGCGGCGATTTTAGTAATGGTACAGGTGCAACTTTTGCAGCTATTTCAAGCACTGTGAACTTTACCAGCAGCTCGGCGCAGGCTATTACAAATTCAAATACATCCACAACCCCATCTGTCACCTTTAAAAATGTTAACTTTTCAGGCGGAGGTACCAAAACCTTTGGAAGCGGTGGATACTACAGCGTTTCACCAACAGGAGTTCTTAAGATAAGCAACGCCACAGTTGTATCTATTCCGAGCACAACAACCCACCTGAAGTTTCTCGCTAACAGTGGTACCGCTTATGCGCAAATAGATCAGGTTTCCGGATCTATCCAGGGGAATATTGATTATCAGGTTTATTTTACCGGCGGCTCAACCTATCGCAACTACCGTTCAATGGCTGCACCTGTTTACAACAACACTACCACTTACAGCACTACAAACGGCACCTATAAACTTGCCGATCTTAAAAACAGTTTTATCATCACCGGCCCGTCAGGCTCTGCAAACGGTTTTGATAAATCAACCAATAACGGCAACACCTTAAAATTATATAATTCCAGTACCGATAACTTTTCACCTGTTAGCAGCTTGAGTACCGCCCCTACCGTCGCTACAGGCAAGGGTTTTTATATGTATTTCCGCGGTGATCGAACACCGACAGGCACCGTAACTAACGCTGACCCTTTTGGCTCCAAAACAAATAAGCCCGCCTCCGGTGCGTATGCCGTACCCGAAAACGTCACTTACACTTATACCGGTATACCTAACCAGGGTAACATTTCCACAACCTTCGGCACAAAAGACAACCTGTTTTACTTTGTGGCAAACCCCTATGCAGCCACGCTGGACGGCGACGCTGTAATTGCATCAACCACATTTACTGCTACTACCAGTTCTACCTCGTATACTTCGCATTACATTGGCACCTCTCTTTGGACCTGGAATCCTTCTGCAGGGGCCTTCGCCATTTACGACCAAACTACCCCAGCTGCATCTACCAATGGTGCAAAGCGTTACATTGTGCCCGGACAAGGCTTTTTTGTAAAAGCAAACACAAATGTCGCCAGTACAGGGGTGGTTGCTTCCCCTAATGTGCTTACGATTACCGAGAGCATGAAGAGCACCGGCAACAATAGCAGCGCGGTACGGCTCTTAAGCACAGGTACGCCGGTAGTTGCAGCCGATCCTCCGATTATACGTTTGCAGCTAGCTAAAAACGCTTTTATTAATGATGAAATAGCTGTTGTACTGTGGAACACTGCGAAAGACTCATTAGACATGGGTGATGCTGTGCATATGAACGGCGACTATATGAATCTCACTACTATTACAGCCGACAATAAATACCTTTCAATAGACAAGCGCCCGTTCAACGGCACCAAAACTGTTATACCCCTTTATATCAATGTAGCGGTTGACAGTATATACACGTTTAAGAAAACGTACCTAAGCAATGTTATGAGCAATTATAAAGTTACGCTTTATGACAGCCTGCTTAACAACAAGGTAGAGATAACCAATATAGATTACTCCTTTAACGTTTACCGTGCCAAGCCAGAAACATGGGGCGGTAAACGCTTTAAGTTAATTATAGAGCAGGCACCTGCGCCTGTCACTTTCTTTGAGTTCAAAGGCAAACTAAATACCGATAAAACCGGACTGCTAACCTGGAAAACGAACAGATATCGCATAGGCACTACCTACCAGGTGCAGCGTGCACCGGACACTACCAGCTTTGCCGATGTTGGCCTTGCACAATATGGCGTGGATACCAGCGGCGTAAGCGCGTATATAATGACGGACTCTACCATACAACAAGGAGTAAATTACTACCGGCTGGTGCAAACAGATATTTTCGGTAACAAAAGTTATTCTAATTACGTAACAATAAAACTGAGCAACAGCGTGGAGCCTGTTACTGTAAAAAGTGGCTTTAGGCTTTTCCCTAATCCGGTGGTAGGTAGCAACTTTTCAGTTATTAGCGATAAAACGTACAATGGCAAAATAACTATGCGCATTTACAATACAAGCAGTGAGGTTAAGATGGAAAACTCCTTCAACCAGTTGAATTCACAGGAGGCCATTCAGCAAAATGTGAGCGGATTACGTTACGGCGTTTACGTTGTTGAGCTAAAAGATGCCAGTAACAAAGTACTTACAACGCTTAAGTTCATAAAACAATAA